A genomic window from Qipengyuania oceanensis includes:
- a CDS encoding lytic transglycosylase domain-containing protein: MNCLNCLTALAFACLGMIATSSQQVRAQDFTLFEHAIVPPKTDQQPAREYLPAIYQAEPANVSYREGLYMAAIAEAERRYGLPTNLLRALIWAESRFNPMAVSPAGAAGLAQLMPATARELGVRNRHDPLASIDGGARYLRDMLVRFDAVHLALAAYNAGPGAVSRSRGIPNNGETPQYVRSVLGRWQAIGTYN; the protein is encoded by the coding sequence ATGAACTGCCTCAATTGTCTGACCGCGCTAGCGTTCGCCTGTCTGGGGATGATCGCGACCTCCTCACAGCAAGTTCGAGCGCAGGATTTCACCTTGTTCGAGCACGCGATCGTTCCGCCGAAGACGGACCAGCAGCCGGCAAGGGAATATCTTCCTGCAATCTACCAGGCCGAGCCAGCAAACGTATCCTACCGGGAAGGCCTGTATATGGCGGCGATAGCCGAGGCTGAACGCCGTTACGGGCTTCCGACCAACCTGCTTCGTGCTCTTATCTGGGCTGAGTCCCGCTTCAATCCGATGGCTGTTAGTCCAGCCGGTGCTGCCGGTCTGGCTCAACTTATGCCGGCCACGGCGAGAGAACTGGGCGTCCGGAACCGTCATGACCCTCTTGCATCGATCGACGGTGGCGCCAGGTACCTTCGCGATATGTTGGTTCGGTTCGACGCAGTCCACCTGGCATTGGCTGCTTACAATGCTGGCCCAGGTGCCGTCTCCCGATCACGCGGCATTCCCAACAATGGTGAAACGCCGCAATATGTCCGGTCTGTGTTGGGACGTTGGCAAGCAATTGGTACGTACAATTGA
- a CDS encoding complex I NDUFA9 subunit family protein, translating to MANSDALNGKLVVLVGGSGFFGTHIAQDLLERGARLRIASRNPETSFKLKPLANLGQLQFARCDVTRRDSLEASLQGADAVVYLVGTFEGNQKALQATGAGNAARIAGEQGAQAFVYVSAIGADAQDEESGYAATKGLGEKLVLEGFPAATIVRPSIIFGEDDQFVNMFAGLIGKLPALPVFGPDSRIQPVWVDDAAEAVVNALADPGKHGGKTYELAGPEVIDMEELHQRIARAQGRERTFLPVPDFAARIFAALPGTPINSDQFLLLKRGSVAGDTLPGIEKLGVSPKPLSLFLERWMVRYRKHGRFGDGPSLA from the coding sequence ATGGCAAACAGCGACGCTCTCAACGGGAAACTGGTGGTGCTCGTCGGCGGAAGCGGGTTTTTCGGTACGCATATCGCACAAGACCTGCTCGAACGCGGCGCACGCCTGCGGATCGCGAGCCGCAATCCGGAAACCTCGTTCAAGCTCAAGCCGCTCGCCAACCTCGGCCAGCTGCAATTCGCGCGGTGCGACGTCACCCGCCGCGACAGCCTGGAGGCCTCGCTGCAGGGCGCGGATGCAGTGGTCTACCTCGTCGGCACCTTCGAGGGGAACCAGAAGGCGCTCCAGGCGACCGGCGCCGGCAATGCGGCCCGGATCGCCGGCGAGCAGGGCGCGCAGGCTTTCGTCTACGTGTCCGCCATCGGTGCCGACGCGCAGGACGAGGAAAGCGGCTATGCGGCGACCAAGGGGCTGGGCGAAAAGCTCGTCCTCGAGGGGTTTCCCGCGGCGACGATCGTGCGGCCGTCGATCATCTTCGGCGAGGACGACCAGTTCGTGAACATGTTCGCCGGGCTGATCGGAAAGCTTCCCGCGCTACCGGTGTTCGGCCCCGATTCCCGGATCCAGCCCGTCTGGGTCGACGATGCGGCCGAAGCGGTCGTCAACGCGCTGGCCGATCCGGGTAAGCACGGCGGCAAGACCTACGAGCTCGCCGGACCGGAAGTCATCGACATGGAAGAGCTGCACCAGCGCATCGCGCGGGCGCAAGGGCGCGAGAGGACTTTCCTGCCGGTACCCGACTTCGCGGCCAGGATCTTCGCAGCCCTTCCGGGCACCCCGATCAACTCGGACCAGTTTCTCTTGCTGAAGCGCGGTAGCGTTGCGGGCGACACGTTGCCCGGCATCGAAAAGCTGGGTGTCAGCCCCAAGCCGCTGTCGCTGTTCCTCGAGAGGTGGATGGTGCGCTATCGCAAGCACGGCCGGTTCGGCGACGGCCCTTCCCTCGCCTGA
- a CDS encoding helix-turn-helix transcriptional regulator translates to MGEEIDKGATETRRVTRLIRLPEVQHRVGLGRSTIYRWMSEGKFPRPVQLGGYSVAWAESEIDGWVADRITHST, encoded by the coding sequence GTGGGTGAAGAGATCGACAAGGGAGCGACCGAAACCCGCCGGGTGACGCGGCTTATTCGCTTGCCCGAAGTGCAGCACCGCGTCGGGCTTGGCCGTTCGACGATTTATCGCTGGATGAGCGAGGGCAAGTTTCCGAGGCCTGTGCAGCTCGGAGGATACTCGGTTGCGTGGGCGGAAAGCGAGATCGACGGGTGGGTGGCCGATCGAATTACGCACTCGACATAG
- a CDS encoding thermonuclease family protein, which produces MNETPGEPFDFRKASKAQKRRKLRKEIALGLGAFAIVFAGGMLALNWPVHDASLANDDQQPQALFQQASSPQFDICGSIRRTCVVDGDTFWLDGVKIRIADIDTPEISEPRCDYEYQLGMRATHRLVELLNGGPFELRTIGSRDEDQYGRKLRVVARGGRSLGDQLVSEGLARTWTGRREPWC; this is translated from the coding sequence GTGAATGAGACCCCCGGTGAGCCGTTCGACTTTCGCAAGGCGTCGAAGGCACAGAAGCGCCGGAAGCTGAGAAAGGAGATCGCGTTGGGTTTGGGAGCATTCGCGATCGTATTTGCTGGAGGGATGCTGGCACTCAACTGGCCAGTCCATGATGCCAGCCTTGCTAACGACGATCAGCAGCCTCAGGCTTTATTCCAACAAGCGAGCTCCCCACAATTCGACATCTGCGGATCCATCCGGCGCACATGCGTCGTGGATGGAGATACTTTCTGGCTTGATGGCGTGAAGATCCGGATTGCCGACATCGACACTCCCGAGATCAGCGAGCCTCGTTGCGACTATGAATACCAGCTCGGCATGCGCGCGACGCACCGCCTTGTCGAATTGCTGAATGGCGGGCCCTTTGAACTGAGGACCATCGGTAGCAGAGACGAGGATCAGTACGGTCGCAAGTTGCGGGTTGTAGCGCGCGGCGGCCGCTCGCTTGGCGATCAGCTGGTCAGCGAAGGCCTGGCGCGAACCTGGACCGGGAGACGTGAACCATGGTGCTGA
- a CDS encoding tyrosine-type recombinase/integrase — translation MPLTDTRLRALKPKDKPYKVTDERGLYVEVTPTGSKLWRFRYRIGGAQKKLCIGSYPEISLKQARDAAYEARRAVASGGDPAFEKRKRKIRAEFLSAQTFEAVAREYIEQMMVQNGRADGTIVKANYFLDKLAPAIGNRPIHEIEPFEVLAPLKRLEATGKHETAKKCRSFAGRVFRYGVATTRCKSDPTSMLKGALVTPRAKHYAAILEPTELGGLLRAIDDFTGYMVTKFALQIAPHVFVRPGELRHAEWHEIDLVDGVWKIPAGKMKARREHAVPLSKQVRGYLTDLADMLGREGYVFPSARSSKRPMSENTLNAAFRRMGYSKEEVTAHGLRATASTFLNESGLWNPDAIERALAHGDSNVVRGIYHRGKHWDERVRMAQWWSDYLDELRTGGKVIMGKFAKG, via the coding sequence ATGCCGCTGACAGATACTCGCCTCCGCGCTCTCAAGCCCAAGGACAAACCGTACAAGGTAACCGATGAGCGCGGCCTTTATGTTGAGGTCACGCCGACCGGCAGCAAGCTTTGGCGATTCCGATATCGGATCGGTGGTGCGCAAAAGAAGCTCTGCATCGGCAGCTATCCCGAAATCAGCCTCAAACAAGCGCGAGACGCAGCCTACGAGGCACGACGAGCTGTTGCCTCTGGCGGCGACCCGGCCTTTGAGAAGCGGAAGCGGAAAATCCGCGCCGAGTTCCTTTCTGCACAGACGTTCGAGGCAGTCGCACGTGAGTATATTGAACAGATGATGGTCCAGAATGGCCGTGCCGATGGCACGATCGTCAAGGCCAATTATTTCCTCGACAAGCTTGCGCCTGCCATCGGTAACCGACCCATCCACGAGATCGAGCCGTTCGAAGTCCTGGCTCCTCTGAAACGACTGGAAGCCACTGGTAAGCACGAGACTGCGAAGAAATGCCGTTCGTTCGCAGGCCGTGTGTTTCGCTACGGTGTTGCAACGACCCGTTGCAAATCCGACCCGACCAGTATGCTGAAGGGCGCTCTCGTCACGCCGAGAGCCAAGCACTATGCAGCAATCCTCGAGCCCACCGAGCTAGGCGGGCTGCTGCGTGCAATCGACGACTTCACTGGGTACATGGTGACGAAGTTCGCCTTGCAGATCGCGCCGCATGTGTTCGTACGTCCCGGCGAACTCCGGCACGCCGAATGGCACGAGATCGACCTCGTCGATGGGGTCTGGAAGATCCCTGCCGGTAAAATGAAAGCGCGCCGAGAGCATGCCGTCCCGCTTTCCAAACAGGTTAGAGGCTATCTCACTGACCTGGCCGACATGCTCGGTCGCGAAGGATATGTTTTCCCATCTGCGCGCAGTTCCAAGCGTCCCATGAGTGAGAACACGCTCAACGCCGCCTTCCGTCGCATGGGATACTCGAAAGAAGAAGTTACCGCGCACGGACTCCGAGCGACAGCATCGACATTCCTGAACGAGTCGGGACTTTGGAATCCGGATGCGATCGAGCGTGCCCTGGCACATGGCGACAGCAATGTTGTGCGTGGCATCTACCATCGCGGCAAACATTGGGACGAGCGGGTGCGCATGGCTCAATGGTGGAGCGACTACCTCGACGAGCTGCGGACAGGAGGAAAGGTCATCATGGGGAAGTTTGCGAAGGGTTGA
- a CDS encoding DUF6961 family protein, whose amino-acid sequence MVLNRDQELWAVVLWVEKNHGEEGTAYIAQQIQRLSNEGDEAGIATWKTVAERFDQLSCQSSTN is encoded by the coding sequence ATGGTGCTGAACCGCGATCAGGAATTGTGGGCCGTCGTGCTCTGGGTCGAAAAGAACCATGGCGAAGAGGGAACCGCGTATATCGCGCAGCAAATCCAGCGGCTATCCAACGAAGGGGACGAGGCAGGCATAGCAACGTGGAAGACTGTTGCTGAGCGCTTCGATCAACTTAGCTGCCAAAGCTCTACGAACTGA
- a CDS encoding SPFH domain-containing protein produces MEFVLIALLVLLVVFLLMAVRVVKQGYVYTVERLGKYTLAAEPGLHLIMPFVDRVGQKVNMMEQVLDIPGQEIITADNAMVGVDAVVFFQVLDAGKAAYEVANLYQAIMALTTTNLRTVMGSMDLDETLSKRDEINARLLAVVDHATSPWGVKITRVEIKDIRPPHDISEAMARQMKAERLKRAEILEAEGDKTSSILRAEGRKQSAILEAEGKREAQFRDAEARERAAEAEARATQMVSDAIASSGNQAINYFIAQEYTKAVGKFADSPNAKTILFPVEATQLIGSLGGIGELVRGVVGPEGGTVTTGGDSGTQLPPKRQPVPRASVPRSGDS; encoded by the coding sequence ATGGAATTTGTACTGATCGCGCTGCTGGTACTGCTGGTGGTGTTCCTGCTGATGGCGGTGCGCGTCGTGAAGCAGGGATACGTCTATACTGTGGAGCGGCTGGGAAAATACACTCTCGCTGCGGAACCCGGCCTGCATCTCATCATGCCGTTCGTCGATCGCGTCGGCCAGAAGGTCAACATGATGGAGCAGGTGCTCGATATTCCGGGCCAGGAGATCATCACCGCCGACAATGCCATGGTCGGCGTCGATGCCGTCGTGTTCTTCCAGGTGCTCGATGCGGGCAAGGCGGCCTATGAAGTCGCCAATCTCTACCAGGCGATCATGGCCCTCACGACGACCAACCTGCGCACCGTTATGGGTTCGATGGATCTCGACGAGACGCTGTCCAAGCGTGACGAGATCAATGCCCGCCTGTTGGCGGTGGTCGACCATGCGACCTCGCCCTGGGGCGTCAAGATCACCCGCGTCGAGATCAAGGACATCCGCCCGCCGCACGACATCTCCGAGGCGATGGCGCGCCAGATGAAGGCGGAACGCCTCAAGCGTGCCGAAATCCTCGAAGCGGAAGGCGACAAGACCAGCTCGATCCTGCGCGCCGAAGGTCGCAAGCAGTCCGCCATCCTCGAGGCGGAAGGCAAGCGCGAGGCGCAGTTCCGCGATGCCGAGGCGCGCGAGCGCGCTGCCGAAGCCGAAGCTCGCGCCACGCAAATGGTGTCCGATGCGATCGCGTCTTCGGGCAATCAGGCGATCAACTACTTCATCGCGCAGGAATACACCAAGGCCGTCGGCAAGTTCGCGGACAGCCCCAATGCCAAGACCATCCTGTTCCCTGTTGAGGCGACCCAGCTTATCGGCTCGCTCGGCGGGATCGGCGAATTGGTGAGAGGCGTGGTCGGGCCGGAAGGCGGCACGGTTACAACCGGCGGCGACAGCGGTACGCAATTGCCGCCCAAGCGTCAGCCGGTGCCGCGCGCCAGCGTTCCGCGTAGCGGAGACAGCTGA
- a CDS encoding NfeD family protein — protein sequence MFEGIEMPWIWLGIGLLLAALEIVVPGVYLIWLAVAAIATGAIAFVFDLGVPFQIINFVFLSLIAAFSAKRFLRDRPIVSSDPLLNKRGGRMTGETAVVTQAFDGGTGRVRHGDSEWLARGPDIAVGERVRITGSDGSLLLVEPLNLLTDEGTAPPAGA from the coding sequence ATGTTCGAAGGCATCGAAATGCCGTGGATCTGGCTCGGCATCGGGCTGCTGCTGGCAGCGCTCGAAATCGTCGTGCCCGGAGTCTACCTCATCTGGCTGGCGGTCGCGGCCATCGCGACCGGCGCGATCGCCTTCGTGTTCGACCTCGGCGTGCCGTTCCAGATCATCAACTTCGTCTTCCTGTCGCTGATCGCGGCCTTTTCGGCCAAGCGCTTCCTGCGTGATCGGCCGATCGTCAGCTCTGATCCGCTGCTCAACAAGCGCGGTGGGCGGATGACCGGGGAAACCGCGGTTGTGACGCAGGCGTTCGACGGCGGCACTGGCCGCGTGCGACATGGCGACAGCGAGTGGCTGGCTCGCGGGCCGGACATCGCGGTGGGCGAAAGGGTCCGGATCACCGGCAGCGACGGTTCGCTCCTGCTGGTCGAGCCGCTCAACTTGCTGACGGACGAGGGGACGGCGCCACCTGCAGGGGCGTGA